The genomic window ttgtcttgatctaaaaattttcatgcattgcatcattttcatgtttttctctctcatcataaaaatttaaaaatcaaaaaaatatctttccctcttttctctcataaaattcaaaaatttgagttcactttttcaaaaatttttaaaatctagttgtttcttatgagtcaaatcaaattttcaatttaaaaatcttatctttttcaaatctttttcaaaaatcatatcttttccatttttttttattttcgaaaatttcaaaaatctttttcaaaatattttcaaattcttttttttaattttatatcatattttcgaaaatcacatcatcaattaatgttttgattcaaaaatttcaagtttgttacttgcttactaagaaagattcaaactttaagttctagaatcatatcttgtgatttcttgtgaatcaaatcattaattgtgattttaaaaaaatcaaatctttttcaaaaactaatttcaatcatatcttttcaaaaatatcttcttatcttatttttttcaaaaatttgattttaaaatatattttctaacttcttatcttcttatcttttcaaaaattgattttcaaaatttgtttcaactaactaactaactttttgtttgtttcttatctttttcaaaactacctaactaactctctctctctaattttcgaaaatatctccctctttttcaaaaattctttttaatgaactaattgtttcaaaattcaattttaatttatttcttcttttaattttcgaaaatcactaaccatttttcaaaaataattttcgaaaatccttctctctcatctccttctgtttatttattcatctactaacatctctccctcactcaccaaaaatccgaaccctctctctctctgagttcagattttctcttcttcttttcttctactcacataagggaacctctacacttgggtaaaaaggatccctattattattatttttctgttccttctttttcatatgagcaggagcaaggacaagaatattcttgttgaagcagatccagaacctgaaaggactctgaagagaaaactaagagaagctaaattacaacaatccagcaagcaccttttcagaaattttcgaacaggaagaggagatggcagctgataaaccccattttgagggtttatcttgtatcgattgcaggggttttatcaatgattctacacgcttttcatatgaaaatacaagacttTATGTTCCTTTCCTAACTTTTgcctcatggatgaaaacatgcttattttgcactaaactagatacatttctaatcctCTCTtggtgccattcgatgccgtgacctgtgtgttaagtggtttcagaatatAGGGCAGGGATGAACCGGAAGAGGGAAGGAGAATGGGCGCGAAGGAAAGGAGCATGAGAAATTGAGCTTTGGAAACTTCAGCAAGGGCGCGCGCGCGTACTTGGCGCGCTCACGTGGATTGCGCAGCTAGGAGTCAAAGCCAGAAGCCAAGCCACGAGCCGGCTTGTGTAGCGGCTAGGCCATAACccccatgggcgcgcacgcgtacgctGCGCCTCCGCTCACATTGCAAGATGCCCCAGTGGCGCGCACGCAtgctttgcgcgtgcgcgccgatgctcgaACATGATTTTTTTAGAAGTCACGTGACCTAGGCGTGGAGACAGTTGGAGATCTCATCTTGGGGGAAGTGCCTTGGCGGGaagagcttaagaagaccaagggttGAAGGGTTAAGGACTTTTGGCTCATTTTTAGATAGTTCTAGATTTTTTTAGCTATTGTTAGTTACACTCTTGGGTAAAGAGAGAGGGAGATTCTAAGCTCTCATGAGGGTTCATCTTCATCCATTTTTCTGAATTTTCCATCACACTTTGGTGAGATTCATTGCAGTTCTCAATTTACTTGTTCATGTTATAGATCTTCTTCTCCAATTTTAATTAGTGCTTGTAATTGCTCCATCCTCATAGATCCTATCCAAGTCTTCTAAAAATTGATTGCTTGTTTGTCATTGATTTTGCTAAACCTTCAAAAGAACCACAACAAGGCTTCCTAATCAATAAGATGCATGCTCTAGCAATTCCAAGGGAGGACGACTCGGGGGACTAGTACTCTCGGTTATAGATTGTAGGATTGTTTGATGCGAAGTTTGAATGTtgattagactatactcacgattataTCCATTATTGAATTCTATATCGGCATAACAACTTTCGtttatcaaaatggcaccgttgccggggaattttgCTTAGTGTGCCATGTTATTGCTTAGAGTAGTTATCTGTGCATGCATATAGTTGCATCCTTTTGTGATTCTTCGTTCAAGTGACTAACCCCTCATCGTCACCATGAATTTCACTTCTCCTTCATTGCATGACGCGTTCACAACTGAATCCGAGCTTAGTTCCCTTTGATCCGGAAATAGAACGAACTTTGTTTCACATTAGACAAGCTTGGAAGCGGTTAAGGTTTGGACAAGGTGAAGAGGTTTCCACCACCTCAACCACCTTACTAAAAGTGAACATTGAACCGTCACTCAACGAAGGCAATAATCATTCTCCCATCAAACTCACTAAcaattcttttcttgttttaggtACTAACGCCATGGATGCTCCGAGGAGAGTTACtatcaaggaagcgggtgcaccggattatgtccttcaaccccttcatgtaactcaccccaatttgaatgcaaactttgaactcaagaccgcttTGATCAACCTCCTACCCAAATTTCATGGGCTTCCCGCACAAGACCCTATTTGACATCTCAAAGACTTCCATCATATATACTCAACAACTAGACGGGAAGGGTCCGATGAAGTCGCTATATGGTTGTTCGCTTTCCCCTTTTCTCTTGAGGACAAGGCTAAAGAATGGTTCTACACTTTATCTAGTGAAGTCACCTCTGATTGGGACTTGCTTAGACGAGGATTCTTGGATAAATTCTTGCCCCCGGAGAAGATGGATAGGCTAAGGAAGGAAATGTCTTGTATTGTACAAGGTGAAACGGAACCACTGTATGAGTATTGGGAATGGTTTCGTAAGCTACTAGATGCATGCCCTAATCACATGCttgacactcaagtattgcttgGATACATATGTCAAGGGATGCGAGAACAAGATAGAACCCTCTTGGACACCTCTAGCAATGGTTCTTTGTCTAAATATAAAACAgcagaggaggcatggcaactcatcATTGATTTAGCCGAATCCAATCAACACATGAGACGAAGAGTCAACCGCCCAAGAACCGTGAATGAGGTATCCACTAGTAGTGAAACCACCGCTCTAACCAAATCCTTGAGTGAAATGACATCCGTCTTGAGGCAACTCCAATTGAGccaacaacaaccacaacaacCTCAACCTCAACCATATCAACAACACCCTCCACCTCCTCAACAACACAACCAACAATTGGTCCCTCAAAAAGTGTGTGGCATTTGTTCTTGATATTCCCACTACACGGACGAGTGCCCAAGCCTTCAAGAGGACAACACTTTGGCGGCTACccacaatttctatgaccgcccataTCAAGGGTACAACCAAGATGGTAATCCTAACCAAGGGCAACCTTATCAAGGAGGAAGCTACAATCAAAAAGAACTACAAAACACACTTGCTTCCGGTCTCACCGGCCTCACCTCTACactacaagctcttcttgcacgAATGGACACATCATCAAATCCCACTCCTCAACCCCCAATCCAAAGCGTCATTCCCTCTCAACCTCAACCCAATCCTAAGgggggcatcaatgccatcaccttgagaTCCAGAACACAATTAAAAGAGAAGGGAGAAAAGGATTCAAAGCCCATCACAATCACTCAAGAGGAGGAGAGAATAGATatagaagaggtagtggaagAGGAGACACCACAAGTCATAGTTGAGGATGAAACTCAACCAACAAAAGAGACTCCCAAGACCAAgagaaccttggaagaagaaattGCTCAACCACTCCCATTTCAAACACTTGCAAAGAAAGTTAGGAAGCGTATAGAactcgaccccaaaatggtagaaatgttcAAGAAAGTCGAGGTAACCATCCCCCTCTTTGACGCTATCCATCAAGTTCCTAGATATGCAAAATTCCTTAAAGATCTATGCATGAACAAGGATAGAATTCTTGAATTGGAAACCAtcccattggggagttctatttccgcTTTAATGGGAGCATTGCCCGAGAAATGTGATGATCCAGGCCCTTGCATGGTCACTTGCACCGTCAATGGAGTTCAATTCgtagattgtatgtgtgacctcggagcatgtgttagcatcatgcctcTCTTCGTCTACCGGGTATTGAAGTTACCACCACTAAAAAGGTCGACGGCGAGATTTGTCCTAGCGGATAAAAGCATAATAACCGTGACGGGTGTCGCGGAAGATGTATTGGTGAATATCAAAGGGTTGGTATTTTCGATTGATTTCTACGTCCTTGAAATGCCATCAAGTGAAACCGAGAGAGCATCAtccatcctacttggaagaccatttttGAGAACTTCTAGATTTAAGCTAGATGCTTACttgggaacatactcatttgAGATAGATAGGAGAGTCGTAAGTTTTAGCCTAGAagaagcaatgaagcatccaccAGAAAATCACTCTCTATTCCGGTGTGACCCAATTGACAACATTGTTGCCGAAGTGCACCTTGCAAAGTTAGATGAGAAGTACATGATTGGAGAAGCAAATGAagatccaagcaaattaaacaccACACACCATACAAACCATCCGGAAACTCAAACATCAAATCATGACAAAAAGATGGAATTGAAGCCACTACCCCCCCACCTAAGGTACTCATATCTTGATGAAGCCCAAAAGCTCCCCGTGATAATCGCACAAGAgctaactcctcaacaagaagaaaagttgCTAGAGGTattgagaaaaaataaaagggcaatcgggtggagtttggcggatctagtggaaataagcccccaagtatgcgagcaccgcatattccttgaagaaggagcaagaccggtccgacaacctcaaaggagacttaATCCAACCATTCTTGAGGTGGTGAAAAAAGAGGTCACTCGACTACTTGAAgcggacatcatctatcctatcTCGGATAGCGAGTGGGTAAGCCCGatccaagtggtgccaaagaaatcCGGGGTGACCACAATCAAAAATGAAAGCGGTGAACTTATAGCAACAAGAGTGCAAAATTCTTGgagagtatgcatagactaccggAGGTTGAATGCGgccacaaggaaggaccactTTCCACTAccgttcatcgatcaaatgctcgatCGACTAGCCAGTAAAtcatattattgctttcttgatggttaCTCCGGATACTTCCACatacacattgctctagaggaccaagaaaaaacaacatttacttgcccctttgaaacgtatgccatttggcctatgcaACGCGCCAGCaacgtttcaaagatgcatgatgagcctATTTGCAGACTTTCTAGAGCAATgtatggaagtcttcatggacgacTTTAGCGTGTACGGTAATTCATTTGATCATTTCTTAGGTAACCTTGAAAAAGTCTTAGAGAGATGCACCAAAACAAACCTTGtcctaaattttgaaaagtgtcatttcatggtcaaaCAAGGCATTGTTTTGGGGCACATAGTTTCAAAAGAAGGCATCTCCGTAGATCCGGCAAAAATAAATGTCAtatctagtttaccttacccctcctccaagAGGGAAGTCCGctcttttcttggacatgcaggattctaccggagattcatcaaagacttTAGCAAGGTAGCCCTACCTCTCTCTCGGCTACTACAAAAGGACACTGAATTTGAGCTAAGCAAGGAATGTATGGAAGCATATGACAAACTTAAAGTGGCATTGACACAAGCTCCTATTGTGCGAGGACCGAATTGGGCTcaaccatttgaaatcatgtgtgatgcttcgaATTATGCGATAGGggccgcgttagcacaacgcgagggtaagacTCCCTATGTCATAGCTTATGCTTCAAAAACATTAgacggagcccaatccaactacactactaccgagaaggaactcctagctattgtttttgctttggacaagtTCCGAGCCTATCTTCTTGGTTCTAAGGTAGTAGTGTTCTCGGATCACGCGGCACTAAAGTATTTGTTGGCCAAAAAGGAATCAAAACCGAGATTAATTCGTTGGGTGCttttgttacaagaatttgacttggagatcaaggataggagtggttcccaaaacTTAGTGGCGGACCAtctgagtcgccttgaacacacaaaaagcgacaccactcctatcaatgactcCTTCCCTCTAGATAGTTTGCACGCAATCTCGGaagtggttccttggtatgcccCGATAGCAAACTACTCGGTTTCACGCACCTTCCCTCCCAatctcaacaaacatcaaaaggacaagctgaaaagcgaattCAAATACTATGTTTGGGACGATCcctatttgtggaggtgtggagCGGACCAAATAGTGCGACGGTGCATACCTCAAACCGAATTCCAAGCAATCTTAGACGCTTGCCATTCTTCCGAAGGAGGTGGCCACTACGGCCCCCAAAGAACGGCAAGAAAGGTCCTTGAttgcggattttggtggccaaccctTCTCAAAGATTCTTCCCTCTATTACAAATCTTGTCCCCAATGCATTCGGTTTGGAAATATTTCTAAGAAGGACGAAATTCCCCAACaaaatatgcttttttgtgaaatctttgatgtatggggaatcgacttcatgggaccatttccaaattccaatggctTTCTCTACATCTTGTTAGTCGTCAATTATGTGTCAAAATGAGTGGAGGCAATCCCCACCCGGACGGATGATGCCCATGTTGTTTATTCTTTTGTGAGGAATAATATCATTTGTCGTTTTGGCTCcccaagagcaatcataagtgaTCAAGGATCCCATTTTTGCAACAAAAAAATGGACGGCCTCATGAGAAAGTATGGCATCATACACAAAGTCGCCACGGCCTACCACCCTcagacaaacggccaagccgaggtgtctaaccggGAAATTAAACATGCATTGGAAAGGATTGTGAAGccgaataggaaagattggagcgcTAAACTCtccgatgcactttgggcatatcgaacggcttacaaaacacccattggcatGAGCCCTTTTAGACTTGTATATGGTAAAGCATGCCATCTACCGGTAGAAATCGAACACAAAGCTTATTGGGCCATAAAGGAATGCAATATGAATTTGGGTGGAGCCGGAGTAGAGAGAAAGCTTCAATTGGCGGAATTGGAATGCTTGAGATTAGAAGTCTATGACAATTCTAGATtctacaaggagaagatgaaagcCATTCATGACAAGAACATTAGGAGAAGGGAATTTGGACTCGGTGACCTAGtgctcctttacaactcaaggttgagatTACTACCCAGAAAGCTTAGATCAAGATGGGATGGACCTTACCAAGTAGAGAAAGTAGAACCTTACGGGGTCTATCACTTGCGCCACCCATCAAGTCCGGACATTTTCAAGGTGAATGGGTACCATCTCAAATTGTACcatggtgagcaaagaaagaacTCCAAGGAATTTGAAGTGTTCCTCTTGAGGGATGCATCTCTTGAACAAGAACTTTGAGCTAAtggacgtccaacttaaggacggtaaacaaaagtgctaggtgggagacaccccaccatggtaagatctacCATTTGTACATAACCATCGAATTCTTCTTTGATTGATACTTGTTTACTACTTGACTTCATGTTTGGTAGCTAGGTGATCGGTGAAGTTGTAGTTAGATTTCGTTTCAAATTTTGTTTCATTTGTAGAGTTCATTTGGTCCTTTATCATGTCAATACATCCTTCTATAGTGCCTAAAATGGTTGTTTGGAGGGTTGGAATGCTGAAGGTAGTGCGAGAACATGCAAATTTGAAGAAGGCACCCTTTTGCACGAGCGCGCACCTCACGCGCACGCGCCCATGAAGCATTTCCGACAACCCCCGTGGACGCGCGATGTGCGTGGACGCGCGGGTTGCACGAAGTACCCCTCCATACatattccagagagttaggccactCTCACGCCCgcaccatgcctgaggcacaggccgctcacgcgtgcgcgcacaggGCGCGTACGCACCCCCTGACAAATCCTCAGATCGACGCGCTAGCAAACCTCGCGCGCGCGCCGATCGCCCCTGTGCACTCCTGGTACATATTCCAGAGAGTTAAGCCAACCCCAAGCCCACCTCAAGCCTGGGGCATAATCACAGTGCCGCCCGCGCGCGCCATCGCTCCGCCTCGCTTCCTTGCGCTAGCGCGCCCCGTGCGCGCCCGCGTGGATGACCGACGTCAATATAATGGGGAGCACACTTGCCCCCTTCattcttcttccccttttttcTTCTTACCTCCTCTACTACCCATTTACCCACTACTACCTCTCCTCCCAAATCACCCCCTACCATCACAAACAACCACCTCCGGCGACCACCTACCTCCGGTGGCCCCTACATTGCCCCCCTCCATTCTCCATCATTCCAATCCACAACCTTTCCCCCCCATACCCCTTTTGCATCTCTCTCGAGGTACTATACTAGGCTCCCCTCTTACTCTACttctctcttttgcttcttagTCAGTTAATTTCATTCTCTTCTAGGTAGTTTTTTCTTCCCCCCCTCTTTTGAGCCCCTCATTTCTTTGGGGTGTGTTTTTAGCTCCTTTTCCATTTAACTCTTCATGGGCACTTGGGTCAtaacttctcttgcattgatggATGAGATGTGTTGCATAGTTTTCTTATAACCACTGTGCATTGTAGTGATTAATGTTGGTTTGTGGACTGTTACATTGCTTCCCCCCATCTATTTACATACTACTAAAGGATGCACCCCAAGTGTTTGAAGAAATGCATACATGACACTTTTTAACTCATTATGACTCATTGCTTCTTAACTAGTCACTTTTGGGTGCACCTTCATATTCTACAATCCACCCACTCACCATTTCATAAACTGCTTCCCACTTTTGGTATTTGAGGGTGTATGCTTTTCATGCCTTCTCCGTGCATGCCTACACTACCCCTATACCACATGCCAATGATTTGCCTTGCTCATCACATGTTATCTtcgttacatgttgcagctgtcatgtaataAGGATACCCATATTCTTAAGGCACAATTTCTCATTTGCATAATCATATTCAATTACGCTTCTTTGGGTTTGATGTTATCTCCTTTCCTTACTATCACAGGATGGTCATCAAAAAGAGCAACGGGAAGGCCCCGAAGAAGCCAGCATCCAATAGCGCATGCCAGGAACTAACGGCCAAGCCACTCCTAAAGAAGGCTAAGGGCCCCGTTGATGttctagagaaggacaaccctccGAAGAATCCGAACAAGTTCCCTAACCGCTACTGCGAACTTGTTTACTCAAGGATGATTGAAAGAAATTATCACCCGGAGCCCCTTCTGGTCCTACCGGCTCACCTCACTCCGATAGTGATGCCACACATTGACCGGAGGCAATGGAGGTTcctcttgaggcaacccaaggagGTCAACTTATCGTGGGTGGTGGAATTCTACACCAATTACCACTCACCCCTTCTCACATCAATCTttgtgcgccggaagcaagtgtcAATCACAGTGGAAGACATCCAAGGAGTCCTTGGGATTGGGCCGTTAGCAGATGGATATGATGCCTATCAAGAAGTCTTGACAACATGCGCCGACCGTGAGTTCGATTGGAACGCCGTCCTCCGCGTAATTGCTTCACCCGAAGCATGTTGGATTCGGGGGACCATAAAGCGAAGACCAAAAGGTTTAGATGCACGCTACCTCACTCAAGAAGCCACGACATGGGCCCAAATACTAGCCCACTACGTTCTCCCAAGCACTCATGGGTCATCCATtaccgccgagcttgccttattgatatggtgCATCTTAACCGAGAAACCGATCGACATTTCGCATGCCATTCGCCAATCCATGGGGCGCATTTATGCCAAGGGAAATCTACCATTCCCCACTATGGTGACCGAATTAGTGGCGGCAGCCGGCGTCCACCGAGAGACTAAGGATAGGAGGACCTCAATCCCGGTCGAGGGTGATATTATTCCGACCAAGAGGTGCCTCAAGCCTCCGGAAGTCACCAAGGACATTGGACTACCCACTCCTACTCGCAACACCACTACATCCTCCACGCCACAAAAATCAGCCACCCAACGCCTTGAAGACCTTCACAAGAAGTTGGACCGTTATGAGAGGCGTAACCAACGCCGATATGCTCACGTGAAGAAACTTCTGAGCATTGTCACCCCACCTATGGAGGAACCAGATATCTCCACATCTACCGCAACCTCAAACGGAAGCAGCGATGACAACGGAGATGATGGACACTCGGGGGTCGGCCATTGCCAACCATTGCGCATCAcctctagcacggaggaccgtgctaagttttaagtgtggggaggtcggccgaCCGATCTCCGTAGGTAACACCCAAATAAATTTTCGTTTTCTAAACTCCTTTGTAGtaggataggttgcatgattaggttttTCATGATATCATTTGCATGATAAGTTTACTTGGTTGGAACAATGAAACTCTCTCTTAGGAAACTAATACTTTGGGGCAACCTTGACATTGCCAATTTTGAATATCTTGATgccaaacttgcttgaagaactgtattttggaacatgaattttgagttaagaacacaagctagTGAGCTTTGAGCCTTGTTTTGTGGCTACATCGTATAgtcacttatttttcttcttgtgtgcaattgtttcCTCTCTATGagtgtaatccttgctttgtttgagtctatatgtccattattccgtgtattcatacatttatatgattgaggccatcatttcattagcccACCTACCAGATAGCCTTACCCTCTATCTTCCCTTGTTAGCCAaaattgagcctacgcttaacctaCTT from Arachis ipaensis cultivar K30076 chromosome B09, Araip1.1, whole genome shotgun sequence includes these protein-coding regions:
- the LOC107615887 gene encoding uncharacterized protein LOC107615887 — protein: MDTSSNPTPQPPIQSVIPSQPQPNPKGGINAITLRSRTQLKEKGEKDSKPITITQEEERIDIEEVVEEETPQVIVEDETQPTKETPKTKRTLEEEIAQPLPFQTLAKKVRKRIELDPKMVEMFKKVEVTIPLFDAIHQVPRYAKFLKDLCMNKDRILELETIPLGSSISALMGALPEKCDDPGPCMVTCTVNGVQFVDCMCDLGACVSIMPLFVYRVLKLPPLKRSTARFVLADKSIITVTGVAEDVLVNIKGLVFSIDFYVLEMPSSETERASSILLGRPFLRTSRFKLDAYLGTYSFEIDRRVVSFSLEEAMKHPPENHSLFRCDPIDNIVAEVHLAKLDEKYMIGEANEDPSKLNTTHHTNHPETQTSNHDKKMELKPLPPHLRYSYLDEAQKLPVIIAQELTPQQEEKLLEVWSGPNSATVHTSNRIPSNLRRLPFFRRRWPLRPPKNGKKGP